A window of the Desulfopila inferna genome harbors these coding sequences:
- a CDS encoding flagellar basal body P-ring protein FlgI, whose translation MKFTQFSRTLLITITIFFIAATANSARIKDIANLHGVRTNQLIGYGLVTGLNGTGDDMKKTTFTLQAIYNMMVRNGISIDPKELDGVKIDNIAAVMVTATLPPFSRPGSRIDVLVSSMGDADSLAGGTLLMTPLKGADDNVYAVAQGPLSIGAFSFGGKAAKAQKNHPTVGRISNGAIIENTVPVELGEDGKIVYQLNNADFTTATRMSDSINRIFGKNTAFPNDSGTVIVHIPESNRDNVVSFVSEVESIEILSDSVARVVVNERTGTIVMGKDVKLSTVAVSHGNLSLVVKEYEDVVQPNPLGEGDTVVTRETSLEVVEEEGRLTVLDLPHGVSIGEIASALNAIGATPRDLIAIFQAIKASGSMQGELIIL comes from the coding sequence ATGAAATTCACTCAATTTTCACGAACCCTGCTTATTACCATCACCATTTTCTTTATCGCAGCAACAGCCAATTCGGCGCGGATAAAAGACATCGCCAACCTGCACGGCGTACGGACCAACCAACTGATCGGATATGGTCTGGTCACCGGTCTCAACGGCACCGGTGACGATATGAAGAAGACCACTTTCACCCTGCAGGCCATATACAACATGATGGTAAGAAACGGTATTTCGATTGATCCCAAGGAACTTGACGGAGTCAAAATCGACAATATTGCCGCGGTGATGGTTACAGCCACCCTGCCGCCTTTTTCACGGCCCGGCAGCCGGATCGATGTGCTCGTTTCCTCCATGGGCGATGCAGACAGCCTGGCCGGCGGCACCCTGTTGATGACGCCGCTCAAAGGGGCCGATGACAACGTCTATGCCGTTGCTCAGGGACCATTGTCCATCGGCGCTTTTTCCTTTGGCGGAAAAGCCGCCAAAGCTCAGAAAAATCATCCGACCGTCGGCAGAATATCCAACGGTGCGATAATTGAAAATACCGTACCGGTAGAACTCGGCGAAGATGGAAAAATAGTCTATCAACTCAATAATGCCGACTTCACCACTGCCACCAGGATGAGCGATTCCATCAATCGGATTTTTGGTAAAAATACTGCGTTTCCCAATGATTCAGGCACGGTAATTGTTCATATACCGGAGTCTAACCGGGACAACGTCGTCTCCTTTGTTTCCGAAGTCGAATCCATTGAAATACTATCCGATTCCGTGGCCCGCGTGGTTGTAAACGAGCGTACCGGAACCATTGTCATGGGGAAAGACGTCAAGCTCTCCACCGTTGCCGTCTCGCACGGCAATCTCAGTCTTGTCGTCAAGGAATACGAGGACGTTGTTCAGCCAAATCCGCTTGGCGAGGGTGACACCGTCGTCACTCGGGAAACTTCGCTCGAAGTCGTCGAAGAAGAAGGCCGGCTTACGGTCCTGGATCTTCCCCATGGCGTGAGCATCGGCGAAATAGCGA